A stretch of Trichomycterus rosablanca isolate fTriRos1 chromosome 8, fTriRos1.hap1, whole genome shotgun sequence DNA encodes these proteins:
- the LOC134318966 gene encoding protein Wnt-8a-like, with protein sequence MTYSYFWASLFCIYYQLLLGHTWVVNNLLMTGPKAYLSYTSSVLAGAQSGMQECKHQFAWDRWNCPESKFHLSTHKRHRTATREASFVHAISAAGVMYTLTRNCSLGDLDNCGCDHSRNGKLGGRGWLWGGCSDNVDFGERISKQYVDAFETGQDARAAVNLHNNAAGRLAVKATMKRICRCHGMSESCAMQTCWMQLSEFRDVGNYLKVKHDQAHKLEMDKRRMRAGNSADNRGGAMADALSSISRSDLIYLEDSPDYCAKNLSLGLHGTEGRECLQSGKNLSQWEKHSCRRLCHECGLRVEEVRTEIVTSCNCKFHWCCTVKCETCTQVIVKYVCARRHGGHGHNRRKFRGPK encoded by the exons ATGACTTACTCGTATTTTTGGGCgtctttattttgtatttattaccaATTACTTCTAGGGCACACATG ggtTGTTAATAATTTGCTTATGACTGGACCTAAG GCGTATTTAAGCTACACGAGTAGTGTTTTGGCTGGAGCACAGAGTGGAATGCAGGAGTGTAAGCACCAGTTTGCATGGGACAGGTGGAACTGCCCAGAGAGCAAATTTCATCTCTCAACTCACAAACGCCACAGGACTG CAACTAGAGAAGCGTCGTTTGTCCATGCAATCAGTGCAGCTGGAGTTATGTACACACTGACCAGAAACTGCAGCCTTGGGGATCTGGATAACTGTGGATGTGACCATTCCAGAAATGGCAAACTTG GGGGTCGTGGGTGGCTTTGGGGAGGATGTAGTGATAACGTAGATTTCGGAGAGAGGATATCCAAGCAATATGTGGACGCGTTTGAGACTGGACAAGACGCCCGAGCTGCTGTCAATCTTCATAATAACGCTGCAGGTCGCCTG GCTGTAAAAGCAACCATGAAAAGGATTTGTCGATGCCATGGCATGTCCGAGAGCTGCGCAATGCAGACGTGCTGGATGCAGCTGTCCGAGTTCCGCGATGTGGGCAATTATCTGAAGGTGAAGCACGACCAGGCGCACAAGTTGGAGATGGACAAGCGACGCATGCGTGCTGGTAACAGCGCAGACAACCGCGGAGGCGCAATGGCAGACGCTTTGAGCAGCATCTCACGCTCCGACCTCATCTATCTGGAAGATTCTCCTGACTACTGCGCCAAAAACCTTAGCCTCGGATTGCACGGCACGGAGGGCAGGGAGTGCTTGCAGAGCGGAAAGAATCTGTCCCAGTGGGAGAAACACAGCTGCAGGAGGCTGTGCCATGAATGCGGACTGCGCGTTGAGGAGGTGCGCACTGAGATAGTGACCAGCTGCAACTGTAAGTTCCACTGGTGCTGCACGGTCAAGTGCGAGACCTGCACACAGGTTATAGTGAAATATGTGTGCGCACGGAGACACGGTGGTCACGGACATAACAGGCGCAAATTTCGAGGACCCAAATGA
- the LOC134318967 gene encoding protein Wnt-8a-like has protein sequence MDSYKLLASLVLSLCYHVLSTTAWSVNNFLMTGPKAYLTYASSVQAGALRGIEECKYQFAWDRWNCPESQLQLSTQKGLRSATKETAFVHAISAAGVMYTLTKNCSMGNFDHCGCDDSKAGIGGRGWIWGGCSDNVDFGENISKQFVDALENGHDSRAAVNLHNNEAGRLAIKATMKRTCKCHGVSGSCSIQTCWMQLSDFREVGNYLKIKYDQAQKLELDKRRMRAGNSADNRGAIADTFSSIARTELVHLEDSPNYCAKNLSLGLHGTEGRECLQSGKNLSQWEKRSCRRLCHECGLKVEEKRIEIVSSCNCKFHWCCTVKCEKCTQVVTKYFCAKRNKGSRSHNGSRRRQRVRN, from the exons ATGGACTCTTACAAACTCCTCGCATCTTTGGTCCTATCTCTGTGCTACCATGTCCTGTCTACAACAGCATG GTCAGTGAATAACTTCTTGATGACAGGACCGAAG gCATATTTAACTTATGCAAGCAGTGTGCAGGCTGGCGCATTGCGCGGCATTGAGGAGTGCAAATACCAATTTGCATGGGACAGGTGGAACTGTCCAGAAAGCCAGTTACAGTTGTCTACACAAAAAGGACTGCGAAGTG caaCCAAGGAAACAGCTTTTGTACATGCCATTAGTGCTGCTGGAGTGATGTACACACTGACCAAGAACTGCAGCATGGGGAATTTTGATCATTGCGGCTGTGATGACTCAAAGGCTGGTATAG GGGGTCGCGGTTGGATTTGGGGTGGCTGCAGTGATAATGTTGATTTTGGGGAGAACATCTCCAAGCAGTTTGTAGACGCCCTGGAAAACGGGCACGATTCCCGTGCTGCCGTCAACCTACATAATAACGAAGCTGGCAGACTT GCTATCAAGGCGACGatgaagagaacatgcaaatgtcACGGCGTATCAGGAAGCTGCAGCATCCAAACGTGTTGGATGCAACTGTCCGACTTTAGAGAAGTTGGAAACTACCTGAAAATCAAATACGACCAGGCGCAGAAGCTAGAGCTGGACAAGCGGCGCATGCGCGCTGGGAACAGCGCTGACAATCGCGGCGCAATCGCCGACACCTTCAGCAGCATCGCCCGCACCGAGCTCGTCCATCTAGAGGATTCTCCCAACTACTGCGCTAAAAACCTGAGCCTCGGACTGCACGGAACTGAGGGCAGAGAGTGTCTACAGAGTGGCAAGAATCTGTCGCAGTGGGAAAAGAGAAGCTGCAGAAGGTTGTGCCATGAATGCGGACTTAAAGTGGAGGAGAAAAGAATAGAAATCGTGAGCAGCTGTAATTGTAAGTTTCACTGGTGCTGCACGGTGAAATGCGAAAAGTGCACACAAgtggtgaccaaatacttttgcGCAAAAAGAAATAAGGGCAGTCGGTCGCATAACGGTTCAAGAAGAAGGCAACGTGTGCGCAATTAA